The Papaver somniferum cultivar HN1 chromosome 3, ASM357369v1, whole genome shotgun sequence genome includes a region encoding these proteins:
- the LOC113357501 gene encoding BTB/POZ domain-containing protein At1g03010-like isoform X1, with product MGVATVTELKPGISGKRLFRPSSSTRLASEWPISDVSSDLTVEVGAASFSLHKFPLVSRSGKIRKLLLEATDSKVSRISLPGVPGGSEAFELAAKFCYGVNIEITLSNVAMLRCAAHYLEMTEEFSDKNLEICTENYLKEMVFPNSSNSITVLHCCENLIPVAEETNVVNRIINGIVCNACKEQLSCGLSRLGHNYGVKPIKVLETELPPDWWGRALTVLNIDFFQRVLSAVKSKGFKQELISRILINYTHNSLQGLVVRDPQLIKENSLDLEQQKKQRIIVEAIVSLLPTQSRKSTVPMAFLSSLLKNAIMSLASPYCRADLERKIALQLDQAILEDILIPSNSYGNNHHQLYDTDTIYKIFSIFLNVENDDDDDDEVVNPFRNESELSYDFDSPRSPKQSSILKVSKLLDNYLTEVALDSNLAPSKFIALAELLPDHARIVTDGLYRAADIFLKVHPNIKDSERYRLCKTIDCQKLSQEACSHAAQNERLPVQMAVQVLYFEQIRLRNAMNGDNNQFFFGAINGQFPQRSSSGAGSGAISPRDNYASVRRENRELKLEVARMRMRLTDLEKDHVSMKQELVRSNPANNILKSFTKTFSKLNSLFRKTNIKPVVGAKANPETRFLFPKLRRKSVS from the exons ATGGGAGTTGCAACAGTTACTGAGTTAAAGCCAGGCATATCTGGGAAGAGATTGTTTCGTCCCAGTTCGAGTACGAGACTTGCTTCTGAATG GCCAATTTCTGATGTTTCAAGTGATCTTACAGTTGAGGTGGGAGCGGCAAGCTTTTCACTTCACAAG TTCCCTCTTGTTTCTCGAAGTGGAAAGATTCGAAAGCTGTTGCTGGAAGCAACGGATTCAAAAGTTTCACGAATAAGTCTCCCCGGTGTACCTGGTGGGAGCGAGGCGTTTGAACTAGCTGCAAAGTTTTGTTATGGAGTGAATATCGAGATCACGCTGTCAAATGTCGCCATGCTACGCTGCGCAGCTCATTACCTAGAAATGACAGAGGAATTTTCTGATAAGAACTTGGAGATCTGCACAGAGAACTATCTAAAAGAAATGGTCTTCCCAAACTCCTCAAACTCGATAACCGTCCTTCACTGCTGTGAAAACCTCATTCCAGTAGCAGAAGAAACCAACGTAGTTAACAGGATTATCAACGGAATAGTATGTAATGCCTGTAAAGAGCAGCTCTCGTGCGGATTATCGAGGCTCGGGCATAATTATGGTGTCAAACCCATAAAAGTTTTAGAAACTGAATTGCCACCAGATTGGTGGGGAAGGGCACTAACAGTTTTAAACATAGATTTCTTCCAGAGAGTGCTATCTGCAGTGAAATCGAAGGGTTTTAAGCAGGAATTAATCAGCAGAATCttgatcaactacacacacaacTCTCTTCAAGGTCTTGTTGTGAGAGACCCACAATTGATTAAAGAAAACTCCTTAGATTTGGAGCAGCAGAAGAAACAGCGGATCATTGTTGAAGCAATAGTAAGTCTATTACCAACCCAGTCAAGAAAGAGTACAGTGCCCATGGCATTTCTGTCGAGTCTACTGAAGAATGCAATAATGAGTCTGGCATCTCCTTACTGCAGAGCTGATTTAGAGAGGAAGATTGCTCTTCAACTGGACCAGGCCATCCTGGAAGACATTCTCATTCCTTCAAACTCATACGGAAACAATCATCACCAGTTGTACGACACGGACACGATATACAAGATATTCTCGATTTTCCTAAACGTGGAGAATGACGACGATGACGATGATGAAGTAGTCAACCCCTTCAGGAATGAAAGTGAATTGAGTTATGATTTTGATAGCCCGCGTTCTCCTAAGCAGAGCTCAATTCTTAAAGTATCAAAGCTACTAGACAATTATCTGACAGAAGTTGCACTAGATTCAAATTTGGCACCATCAAAGTTCATTGCCCTGGCAGAACTACTTCCAGATCATGCTCGCATTGTGACAGATGGGTTGTACCGAGCTGCCGATATCTTTCTCAAG GTTCACCCAAATATCAAGGATTCTGAGCGCTATAGACTGTGCAAGACTATTGACTGTCAGAAACTATCTCAGGAAGCCTGCAGCCATGCAGCTCAAAATGAAAGGTTACCCGTACAGATGGCAGTCCAAGTGTTGTATTTTGAGCAAATCAGGCTCCGAAATGCAATGAACGGGGATAATAATCAATTCTTCTTTGGTGCAATCAACGGACAATTCCCTCAACGTTCGAGCAGTGGTGCAGGCAGCGGAGCTATCTCTCCTAGAGATAACTATGCATCCGTGAGAAGAGAGAACCGAGAACTGAAGCTTGAAGTAGCAAGAATGAGAATGAGGCTAACTGACTTGGAGAAGGATCATGTTTCTATGAAACAGGAACTTGTCAGGTCAAATCCTGCTAACAACATTCTCAAATCTTTCACCAAAACGTTTAGTAAACTAAATTCCCTATTTAGGAAAACAAACATCAAGCCTGTAGTAGGTGCTAAAGCTAATCCAGAAACTAGATTTTTATTTCCAAAGCTAAGGCGCAAGTCGGTTTCTTAA
- the LOC113357501 gene encoding BTB/POZ domain-containing protein At1g03010-like isoform X2: protein MPISDVSSDLTVEVGAASFSLHKFPLVSRSGKIRKLLLEATDSKVSRISLPGVPGGSEAFELAAKFCYGVNIEITLSNVAMLRCAAHYLEMTEEFSDKNLEICTENYLKEMVFPNSSNSITVLHCCENLIPVAEETNVVNRIINGIVCNACKEQLSCGLSRLGHNYGVKPIKVLETELPPDWWGRALTVLNIDFFQRVLSAVKSKGFKQELISRILINYTHNSLQGLVVRDPQLIKENSLDLEQQKKQRIIVEAIVSLLPTQSRKSTVPMAFLSSLLKNAIMSLASPYCRADLERKIALQLDQAILEDILIPSNSYGNNHHQLYDTDTIYKIFSIFLNVENDDDDDDEVVNPFRNESELSYDFDSPRSPKQSSILKVSKLLDNYLTEVALDSNLAPSKFIALAELLPDHARIVTDGLYRAADIFLKVHPNIKDSERYRLCKTIDCQKLSQEACSHAAQNERLPVQMAVQVLYFEQIRLRNAMNGDNNQFFFGAINGQFPQRSSSGAGSGAISPRDNYASVRRENRELKLEVARMRMRLTDLEKDHVSMKQELVRSNPANNILKSFTKTFSKLNSLFRKTNIKPVVGAKANPETRFLFPKLRRKSVS from the exons AT GCCAATTTCTGATGTTTCAAGTGATCTTACAGTTGAGGTGGGAGCGGCAAGCTTTTCACTTCACAAG TTCCCTCTTGTTTCTCGAAGTGGAAAGATTCGAAAGCTGTTGCTGGAAGCAACGGATTCAAAAGTTTCACGAATAAGTCTCCCCGGTGTACCTGGTGGGAGCGAGGCGTTTGAACTAGCTGCAAAGTTTTGTTATGGAGTGAATATCGAGATCACGCTGTCAAATGTCGCCATGCTACGCTGCGCAGCTCATTACCTAGAAATGACAGAGGAATTTTCTGATAAGAACTTGGAGATCTGCACAGAGAACTATCTAAAAGAAATGGTCTTCCCAAACTCCTCAAACTCGATAACCGTCCTTCACTGCTGTGAAAACCTCATTCCAGTAGCAGAAGAAACCAACGTAGTTAACAGGATTATCAACGGAATAGTATGTAATGCCTGTAAAGAGCAGCTCTCGTGCGGATTATCGAGGCTCGGGCATAATTATGGTGTCAAACCCATAAAAGTTTTAGAAACTGAATTGCCACCAGATTGGTGGGGAAGGGCACTAACAGTTTTAAACATAGATTTCTTCCAGAGAGTGCTATCTGCAGTGAAATCGAAGGGTTTTAAGCAGGAATTAATCAGCAGAATCttgatcaactacacacacaacTCTCTTCAAGGTCTTGTTGTGAGAGACCCACAATTGATTAAAGAAAACTCCTTAGATTTGGAGCAGCAGAAGAAACAGCGGATCATTGTTGAAGCAATAGTAAGTCTATTACCAACCCAGTCAAGAAAGAGTACAGTGCCCATGGCATTTCTGTCGAGTCTACTGAAGAATGCAATAATGAGTCTGGCATCTCCTTACTGCAGAGCTGATTTAGAGAGGAAGATTGCTCTTCAACTGGACCAGGCCATCCTGGAAGACATTCTCATTCCTTCAAACTCATACGGAAACAATCATCACCAGTTGTACGACACGGACACGATATACAAGATATTCTCGATTTTCCTAAACGTGGAGAATGACGACGATGACGATGATGAAGTAGTCAACCCCTTCAGGAATGAAAGTGAATTGAGTTATGATTTTGATAGCCCGCGTTCTCCTAAGCAGAGCTCAATTCTTAAAGTATCAAAGCTACTAGACAATTATCTGACAGAAGTTGCACTAGATTCAAATTTGGCACCATCAAAGTTCATTGCCCTGGCAGAACTACTTCCAGATCATGCTCGCATTGTGACAGATGGGTTGTACCGAGCTGCCGATATCTTTCTCAAG GTTCACCCAAATATCAAGGATTCTGAGCGCTATAGACTGTGCAAGACTATTGACTGTCAGAAACTATCTCAGGAAGCCTGCAGCCATGCAGCTCAAAATGAAAGGTTACCCGTACAGATGGCAGTCCAAGTGTTGTATTTTGAGCAAATCAGGCTCCGAAATGCAATGAACGGGGATAATAATCAATTCTTCTTTGGTGCAATCAACGGACAATTCCCTCAACGTTCGAGCAGTGGTGCAGGCAGCGGAGCTATCTCTCCTAGAGATAACTATGCATCCGTGAGAAGAGAGAACCGAGAACTGAAGCTTGAAGTAGCAAGAATGAGAATGAGGCTAACTGACTTGGAGAAGGATCATGTTTCTATGAAACAGGAACTTGTCAGGTCAAATCCTGCTAACAACATTCTCAAATCTTTCACCAAAACGTTTAGTAAACTAAATTCCCTATTTAGGAAAACAAACATCAAGCCTGTAGTAGGTGCTAAAGCTAATCCAGAAACTAGATTTTTATTTCCAAAGCTAAGGCGCAAGTCGGTTTCTTAA